The Gemmata palustris genome includes a region encoding these proteins:
- a CDS encoding c-type cytochrome, whose amino-acid sequence MFSRCGVVYALFVGSCALIGCGPSAPVESGPKGVYEQNCAKCHAQAGEPGGPPSIGASKGPKLSKIGAEPNRSADWLADYIRDPKSKKADSRMPAFGGTLTEEQIRSLAEYLAAKK is encoded by the coding sequence ATGTTCAGCCGGTGCGGGGTCGTGTACGCTCTTTTCGTCGGCTCCTGTGCGCTCATCGGGTGCGGCCCCTCGGCCCCGGTCGAATCCGGGCCGAAGGGCGTGTACGAGCAAAACTGCGCGAAGTGCCACGCACAGGCCGGGGAGCCGGGCGGGCCGCCCTCGATCGGCGCGTCGAAGGGGCCGAAGCTCTCGAAGATCGGCGCGGAACCCAACCGCTCGGCCGACTGGCTCGCCGACTACATCCGCGACCCGAAGAGCAAGAAAGCCGATTCGCGAATGCCCGCGTTCGGGGGCACGCTGACGGAGGAACAGATCCGCTCTCTGGCCGAGTACCTCGCGGCCAAGAAGTGA
- a CDS encoding glutamine synthetase III family protein has translation MTTPRQAAIQAIATTEYDLNQIDFRTAHLKELFGTLVFSEEVQKQRLPKPVFKALQKTIKQGAQLTDPAVADAVASAMKDWAIEHGATHFTHLFQPMTGLTAEKHDSFLAPTGTGSAVSEFSGKELVKGEPDASSFPSGGIRATFEARGYTGWDPTSPAYIREAPNGATLVIPTVFVSWTGEALDKKTPLLRSMEALSHQALRIVQLFGNTEAKKVFATVGPEQEYFLIDKNFLYARPDLLNCGRTLFGAKPAKGQELEDQYFGTIPERVLACMAECEAEMFKLGIPVKTRHNEVAPSQYEIAPIFEDSNLATDHNQLTMDVMRRTAEKYGLVCLLHEKPFAGINGSGKHNNWSMSTDTGENLLNPGDTPHDNAQFLVFCVAVIRAVAKYPELLRVSVASAGNDHRLGANEAPPAIISIFLGDQLQDIMDQLEKGKPEKTLPGGFMEVGASVLPKLPRDAGDRNRTSPFAFTGNKFEFRAVGSSFSIGGPNTVLNTIVSESIDFIATALEKAVGTDRDQAKLNKAIQDLLPGILKESKKVVFNGDGYSEEWHKEAERRGLPNLKNTVDALPVIVRKDAVELFTKYKVFTERELISRYNIFSEKYVKEVTIEANTMVSMAKTLILPAALRYQGEVAAAVNATKAAGVDPGAQLDHLKELVATVSKFQAATHDLEHAVNHKHSGDPYADAKAVRDTVLPKMVELRTLGDKLETIVADDLWPLPTYREMLFIK, from the coding sequence ATGACCACCCCACGCCAGGCCGCGATCCAAGCCATCGCCACGACCGAGTACGACCTGAACCAGATCGATTTCCGCACCGCCCACCTGAAGGAACTGTTCGGCACGCTCGTGTTCAGCGAAGAGGTCCAGAAGCAGCGCCTGCCCAAGCCGGTGTTCAAGGCGCTCCAGAAGACCATCAAGCAGGGCGCCCAGCTCACCGACCCGGCCGTCGCGGACGCGGTGGCCAGCGCGATGAAGGACTGGGCCATCGAGCACGGGGCCACCCACTTCACCCACCTGTTCCAGCCGATGACCGGGCTGACGGCCGAGAAGCACGACAGCTTCCTCGCGCCCACCGGCACCGGCTCCGCGGTGTCCGAGTTCAGCGGCAAGGAACTGGTCAAGGGCGAGCCCGACGCGAGCTCGTTCCCGAGCGGCGGCATCCGGGCCACGTTCGAGGCCCGCGGGTACACCGGCTGGGACCCCACGTCGCCCGCGTACATCCGCGAGGCGCCGAACGGCGCGACCCTCGTCATCCCGACGGTGTTCGTGTCGTGGACCGGCGAGGCCCTCGACAAGAAGACCCCGCTGCTCCGCAGCATGGAGGCCCTGAGCCACCAGGCCCTGCGCATCGTCCAGTTGTTCGGCAACACCGAGGCCAAGAAGGTGTTCGCCACCGTCGGCCCGGAGCAAGAATACTTCCTCATCGACAAGAACTTCCTGTACGCCCGGCCCGACCTGCTGAACTGCGGGCGCACCCTGTTCGGGGCGAAACCGGCCAAGGGGCAGGAGCTCGAGGACCAGTACTTCGGCACCATCCCGGAGCGCGTGCTCGCGTGCATGGCCGAGTGCGAGGCCGAGATGTTCAAGCTCGGCATCCCGGTCAAGACCCGGCACAACGAGGTGGCCCCGAGCCAGTACGAGATCGCCCCGATCTTCGAGGACTCGAACCTCGCCACCGACCACAACCAGCTCACGATGGACGTGATGCGGCGCACGGCCGAGAAGTACGGCCTGGTGTGCCTGCTGCACGAGAAGCCGTTCGCGGGCATCAACGGGAGCGGCAAGCACAACAACTGGTCGATGTCCACGGACACCGGCGAGAACCTGCTCAACCCGGGCGACACCCCGCACGACAACGCCCAGTTCCTCGTGTTCTGCGTCGCGGTGATCCGGGCCGTGGCCAAGTACCCGGAACTGCTCCGCGTGAGCGTGGCCAGCGCCGGTAACGACCACCGCCTCGGTGCCAACGAGGCCCCGCCGGCGATCATCAGCATCTTCCTGGGCGACCAGCTCCAGGACATCATGGACCAGCTCGAGAAGGGCAAGCCCGAGAAGACCCTGCCGGGCGGGTTCATGGAGGTCGGCGCGAGCGTGCTGCCGAAGCTCCCGCGCGACGCCGGGGACCGCAACCGCACCAGCCCGTTCGCCTTCACCGGCAACAAGTTCGAGTTCCGCGCGGTCGGCAGCAGCTTCAGCATCGGCGGCCCGAACACGGTGCTGAACACGATCGTGTCCGAGTCCATCGACTTCATCGCCACCGCCCTCGAGAAGGCCGTCGGCACCGACCGGGACCAGGCCAAGCTGAACAAGGCGATCCAGGACCTGCTCCCCGGCATCCTGAAGGAATCGAAGAAGGTCGTCTTCAACGGCGACGGGTACAGCGAGGAGTGGCACAAGGAGGCCGAGCGCCGCGGGCTCCCGAACCTGAAGAACACCGTGGACGCGCTGCCGGTCATCGTCCGCAAGGACGCGGTCGAGCTGTTCACCAAGTACAAGGTGTTCACCGAGCGCGAGCTCATCAGCCGGTACAACATCTTCAGCGAGAAGTACGTCAAGGAGGTGACCATCGAGGCGAACACGATGGTCAGCATGGCGAAGACGCTGATCCTCCCGGCGGCGCTGCGGTACCAGGGCGAGGTGGCCGCCGCGGTGAACGCGACGAAGGCGGCCGGCGTGGACCCGGGCGCCCAGCTCGACCACCTGAAGGAGCTGGTGGCCACCGTCAGCAAGTTCCAGGCCGCGACCCACGACCTCGAGCACGCGGTGAACCACAAGCACTCGGGCGACCCCTACGCCGACGCCAAGGCGGTGCGCGACACCGTGCTGCCGAAGATGGTCGAGCTGCGGACCCTCGGCGACAAGCTCGAGACGATCGTGGCCGACGACCTGTGGCCGCTCCCGACCTACCGCGAGATGCTGTTCATCAAGTAA
- a CDS encoding ParA family protein codes for MRTIAVINQKGGVGKTTTTVNLAAALALAGKRVCVIDMDPQAHASTHLGVEPDGTIPSLYDVLVSNKPLVEVRRAVGDNLSLIPSDINLAAAEVELAGIVGREVILREAMAVDERPAPMLPLSEGPGAGGSSPAFDYVLMDCGPSLGVLTLNALAAADEVFIPLQPHFLALHGLSKLLETTALVARRINPKLTVTGVVVCLYDAATKLAQEVVTDLSAFLARSRGANVPWANAKVFETKIRRNIKLAECPSFGKSVFGYAPKSSGAADYTALANEVLGVTAPVVVGPLKISVPVQAPPVAAVPAIEPPVRQTTVEVEPVVA; via the coding sequence ATGCGCACGATCGCTGTCATCAACCAAAAGGGCGGGGTCGGCAAGACGACCACGACCGTCAACCTCGCGGCCGCTCTCGCACTGGCGGGCAAGCGCGTCTGCGTCATCGACATGGACCCGCAGGCGCACGCGAGCACGCACCTCGGGGTCGAGCCAGATGGTACCATCCCGTCGCTGTACGACGTGCTCGTTTCCAACAAGCCGCTGGTCGAAGTGCGGCGGGCGGTGGGCGACAACCTGAGCCTGATCCCGTCCGACATCAACCTCGCGGCCGCAGAGGTGGAACTCGCCGGGATCGTCGGCCGCGAAGTGATCCTGCGTGAAGCGATGGCGGTGGACGAGCGGCCGGCCCCCATGCTCCCCCTCTCTGAAGGGCCGGGCGCGGGAGGCTCTTCCCCGGCCTTTGACTATGTACTGATGGATTGCGGCCCGTCGCTCGGCGTGCTGACGCTGAACGCGCTGGCGGCGGCGGACGAAGTGTTCATCCCGCTCCAGCCGCACTTCCTCGCGCTGCACGGGTTGTCGAAACTGCTCGAAACGACGGCACTGGTCGCGCGCCGCATCAACCCGAAGTTGACGGTCACGGGCGTGGTGGTGTGCCTCTACGACGCGGCCACGAAACTCGCCCAGGAAGTGGTCACGGACCTCTCGGCGTTCCTGGCGCGGAGCCGCGGCGCGAACGTGCCGTGGGCGAACGCGAAGGTGTTCGAGACGAAGATCCGGCGGAACATCAAGCTCGCGGAGTGCCCGAGTTTCGGGAAGAGCGTGTTCGGCTACGCGCCCAAGAGCAGCGGAGCGGCCGACTACACCGCGCTCGCGAACGAGGTGCTCGGCGTGACCGCGCCCGTCGTCGTGGGGCCGCTGAAGATCAGCGTGCCGGTCCAAGCGCCGCCGGTCGCGGCCGTCCCCGCGATCGAGCCGCCCGTCCGCCAGACGACGGTCGAAGTGGAACCGGTGGTCGCGTAG
- the xerD gene encoding site-specific tyrosine recombinase XerD, with protein MALSELRADIIAFRHYIQSERGLAENTVLAYGRDLERFARWVVLVQLPQYLKPTLKDLARYVAFLHEEELAPPSIARHLVALKMFYRFLRLEERADATAVDLLGSPKLWERVPEVLPPTAVEALILAPQPGDRFYLRDRAMLETLYATGCRASEVVNLKLNDVYLDSAFCRCVGKGSKQRVVPLNRHAVAALRSYLVGTPDEGARPAESATEVFVSKSGRTLTRIHLWALVKKYCKRAGLPKTVSPHTLRHSFATHLLSGGADLRTVQELLGHASITTTQIYTHVDRERLKAMHKQFHPKGGNASAPLPPPAPLAPENEKPPAA; from the coding sequence ATGGCCCTTTCTGAATTACGGGCCGACATCATCGCTTTTCGCCACTACATCCAGTCCGAGCGCGGGCTGGCGGAAAACACCGTGCTCGCCTACGGCCGCGACCTCGAGCGCTTCGCGCGCTGGGTCGTGCTCGTTCAGCTCCCCCAGTACCTGAAACCGACGCTAAAAGACCTCGCGCGCTACGTCGCGTTCCTGCACGAAGAGGAACTCGCGCCGCCGAGCATCGCCCGGCACCTCGTCGCGCTCAAAATGTTCTACCGGTTCCTGCGACTCGAGGAGCGCGCGGACGCGACCGCCGTGGACCTGCTCGGGTCGCCGAAATTGTGGGAGCGCGTGCCCGAGGTGCTCCCCCCCACCGCCGTGGAAGCGCTGATCCTCGCGCCGCAACCGGGCGACCGGTTCTACCTCCGCGACCGCGCGATGCTCGAAACGCTCTACGCCACCGGGTGCCGCGCGTCGGAGGTGGTGAACCTGAAGCTCAACGACGTGTACCTCGATTCCGCGTTCTGCCGGTGCGTCGGGAAGGGGAGCAAGCAGCGCGTGGTGCCGCTGAACCGGCACGCGGTCGCTGCGCTGCGCTCGTACCTCGTGGGCACCCCGGACGAGGGCGCGCGCCCGGCCGAAAGCGCGACCGAGGTCTTCGTGAGCAAGAGCGGGCGCACGTTGACGCGAATCCACCTGTGGGCGCTGGTGAAGAAATACTGCAAGCGCGCCGGGCTCCCCAAAACCGTCAGCCCGCACACCCTGCGGCACAGCTTCGCCACGCACCTGCTCTCGGGCGGCGCCGACCTGCGGACCGTCCAGGAACTACTCGGCCACGCCTCGATCACCACGACGCAGATCTACACGCACGTGGACCGCGAGCGATTGAAGGCGATGCACAAGCAATTCCACCCGAAGGGCGGGAACGCGAGCGCGCCTCTGCCCCCTCCGGCCCCTCTCGCGCCTGAAAACGAAAAACCGCCCGCGGCGTAG
- a CDS encoding DUF480 domain-containing protein — MSSDAIPAPQPQPAPAPAAPTWEPLSPLDRRILGVLVEKQKTSKTADSYPLSLNALVTGCNQKSNRDPVFELDEIEVEEGLDSLQERGLVTRITGGRVDRFRHELYGVWTSAGPELAVLAELLLRGPQTKGDLRTRAARMAPIDSLDVLDEVLKPLLERKLVVYLTEPDRRGAVVTHGLHAADEIARLKALHAGAPVSVSDPEVPVFRPVPVAGPAPALDTKLTAAVAEIDALKARVATLEAQLADVQKQLGLSPA, encoded by the coding sequence ATGTCGTCCGACGCGATCCCCGCGCCCCAACCACAACCCGCGCCCGCGCCGGCGGCCCCAACCTGGGAACCGCTGTCGCCGCTCGATCGCCGCATTCTCGGGGTGCTGGTCGAAAAGCAAAAAACCTCGAAGACCGCGGACTCGTACCCGCTCTCGCTCAACGCACTCGTGACCGGGTGCAACCAGAAGTCCAACCGCGACCCGGTGTTCGAGCTCGATGAGATCGAGGTCGAAGAGGGGCTGGATTCGCTGCAAGAGCGCGGGCTGGTGACGCGCATCACCGGCGGGCGCGTGGACCGGTTCCGCCACGAACTCTACGGGGTGTGGACCAGCGCCGGCCCCGAACTTGCTGTACTCGCGGAACTGTTGCTCCGCGGCCCGCAGACGAAGGGCGATTTGCGCACGCGGGCGGCCCGGATGGCGCCCATCGATTCGCTCGACGTTCTCGACGAGGTGCTGAAGCCGCTGCTGGAACGCAAACTGGTCGTCTACCTCACCGAACCGGACCGCCGCGGCGCGGTGGTCACGCACGGGTTGCACGCGGCGGACGAAATCGCGCGATTAAAGGCGCTCCACGCGGGCGCTCCGGTTTCGGTGTCCGATCCCGAAGTTCCCGTTTTCCGCCCGGTGCCCGTGGCCGGCCCCGCGCCCGCCCTTGATACCAAGTTGACCGCGGCGGTGGCCGAAATCGATGCGCTCAAGGCGCGCGTCGCGACCCTGGAAGCCCAACTCGCAGATGTACAGAAGCAATTGGGCCTGTCGCCCGCATAA
- a CDS encoding cytochrome-c peroxidase: protein MTVRWVLFVLALFTFAAPAGAQPPIEPADFLLPNESKMTPFKDRVPVVFLTSNQPEWKALKGFWTEGTQEDADPATGLKVTRKVVKLKVPLGLTQAPVVPAENPMTVEKWALGKELYYDKIMSTNGSVACASCHAPSKGFADGKRTSSGINDALGPINSPTVFNSAYNRFQFWDGRGSSLEDQAQGPVGNNKEMFGGKTDPWEEAVARLRANPGYVKAFNAVFGHAPTRDAAAKAIATYERTVLLGNSLHDRAEALMRKRVIEEESGKFVLKAEDYTNALKDEFATKGTALKDLGLDAAADAGKADEFGKRLLAGRELFFNKARCTNCHTGDTYTDHGFHNLGVGAKDGELPLEEFGRFVRLATGHKDTALVGAFKTPGTRGLLWTAPYMHSGDEKTLEQVVDFYDRGGNVNAWLSEKMRDTAAESAYTKARAEGKSVDPAVKTYGPTKKPIIPLKLNLSTQEKADLVLFLRALNGEPLDPIVADPAKFPAR, encoded by the coding sequence ATGACAGTTCGCTGGGTTCTGTTTGTACTCGCACTGTTCACGTTCGCAGCGCCCGCCGGCGCCCAGCCGCCCATCGAGCCGGCCGACTTCTTGCTGCCGAACGAGTCAAAAATGACTCCGTTCAAGGACCGCGTGCCGGTGGTGTTCCTCACCAGTAACCAGCCCGAGTGGAAGGCGCTGAAGGGGTTCTGGACCGAGGGCACGCAGGAGGACGCGGACCCCGCGACCGGCCTGAAGGTGACGCGCAAGGTCGTCAAACTGAAGGTCCCGCTCGGGCTCACGCAGGCGCCCGTGGTCCCGGCCGAGAACCCGATGACCGTCGAGAAGTGGGCGCTCGGCAAGGAGCTGTACTACGACAAGATCATGTCCACCAACGGGAGCGTGGCGTGCGCGAGTTGCCACGCGCCGAGCAAGGGCTTCGCGGACGGCAAGCGGACCTCGAGCGGGATCAACGACGCGCTCGGGCCGATCAACTCGCCCACCGTGTTCAACTCCGCGTACAACCGGTTCCAGTTCTGGGACGGGCGCGGGTCGTCGCTCGAGGACCAGGCGCAGGGGCCGGTCGGCAACAACAAGGAAATGTTCGGCGGGAAGACCGACCCGTGGGAAGAAGCGGTGGCCCGGCTCCGCGCGAACCCCGGCTACGTGAAGGCGTTCAACGCGGTGTTCGGCCACGCCCCGACCCGCGACGCCGCGGCGAAGGCGATCGCCACCTACGAGCGCACCGTGCTGCTCGGCAACAGCCTGCACGACAGGGCCGAGGCACTCATGCGGAAGCGCGTCATCGAAGAGGAGAGCGGGAAGTTCGTGCTCAAGGCCGAGGACTACACGAACGCGCTGAAGGACGAGTTCGCCACGAAGGGCACGGCCCTGAAAGACCTGGGGCTCGATGCCGCGGCCGACGCGGGCAAGGCCGACGAGTTCGGCAAGCGCCTCCTCGCGGGCCGCGAACTGTTCTTCAACAAGGCCCGCTGCACGAACTGTCACACCGGCGACACCTACACCGACCACGGGTTCCACAACCTGGGCGTGGGCGCGAAGGACGGCGAACTGCCGCTCGAGGAGTTCGGCCGGTTCGTGCGCCTGGCTACCGGTCACAAGGACACGGCCCTCGTGGGCGCGTTCAAGACGCCGGGCACGCGCGGGCTGCTCTGGACCGCACCGTACATGCACAGCGGGGACGAGAAGACGCTGGAGCAAGTGGTGGACTTCTACGACCGCGGGGGGAACGTGAACGCCTGGTTGAGCGAGAAGATGCGCGACACCGCGGCCGAATCCGCCTACACCAAGGCGCGCGCGGAGGGCAAGTCGGTCGATCCGGCCGTCAAGACCTACGGCCCGACGAAGAAGCCGATCATCCCGCTCAAGCTGAACCTCAGCACCCAGGAAAAAGCGGACCTCGTGCTGTTCCTGCGGGCGCTCAACGGCGAACCGCTCGACCCGATCGTTGCGGACCCGGCGAAGTTCCCGGCGCGGTAG
- a CDS encoding peroxiredoxin-like family protein, whose protein sequence is MIPGGTAPDLTLFQPDGTPVRLSSLLVSDFLLVVFLRHLAUIPCNAHLGEVDAARARFAARGCSVLVISQARPEVLALYVARHKWAVAVVCDPERAAYSAFGLERTGWLTFFKPRVLWGYFRGMFKGYRVKKPYAGEDVLQLGGDFILSRDRNVVFAHPSADPTDRPGVPDLLAALPSAPPIPHEREPDGPNVDAPAAGT, encoded by the coding sequence ATGATTCCCGGCGGCACGGCTCCCGATCTGACGCTCTTTCAGCCGGACGGCACCCCGGTCCGGCTGTCGTCGCTCCTCGTATCCGATTTTCTGCTCGTCGTTTTCTTACGGCACCTGGCGTGAATCCCCTGTAACGCCCACCTCGGCGAGGTGGACGCGGCCCGCGCCCGGTTCGCGGCGCGGGGGTGCTCCGTTCTCGTTATTTCGCAAGCGCGCCCCGAAGTGCTCGCTCTGTATGTTGCGCGCCACAAATGGGCCGTGGCCGTCGTGTGCGACCCGGAGCGGGCCGCGTACTCCGCCTTCGGTCTGGAGCGCACGGGGTGGCTCACGTTCTTCAAACCGCGCGTGTTGTGGGGCTACTTCCGCGGGATGTTCAAGGGCTACCGCGTGAAGAAGCCCTACGCGGGCGAGGACGTGCTCCAGCTCGGCGGCGACTTCATTCTTTCACGCGACCGCAACGTGGTCTTCGCGCACCCGTCCGCGGACCCGACCGATCGGCCCGGGGTTCCCGATCTACTCGCCGCCCTCCCATCGGCACCGCCGATTCCGCACGAACGCGAGCCCGATGGCCCAAACGTTGACGCACCCGCCGCCGGCACCTAA
- a CDS encoding glycosyltransferase family 2 protein, producing the protein MPSVSVIVPVRNESRSIEHTLRLLLTQDFPRSAFEVIVADGVSTDDTVLIVRRLQSEFSNLKLVFNSEMLASSGRNTGIRHATKDVVVIVDGHCHVPDRDYLKKLSEAFATSRADCLGRPQPLDVESPTRFQQAVSAARSSRLGHNPDSDIYSNEAKFVPPQSTAVAYSRKVFHTIGLFDQEFDACEDVEFNERVHAAGLTCYFTPEVKIVYEPRGTFGALFYQLGRYGKGRAKLACKHPKSLSVPALVPPLWAVWAVTAGPLSAVVPYLGWLWLASIGLYAAVLLGAGAVLGRGLPLAAGARIPMVFVAIHFGFAWGFGKEVAKQARWWVKCRLSSMRPAQPASAFVLERVKK; encoded by the coding sequence ATGCCATCCGTTAGCGTAATCGTTCCCGTGCGGAACGAGTCGCGCTCGATCGAGCACACGCTGCGCCTGCTGCTCACGCAAGACTTCCCGCGGAGCGCGTTCGAGGTGATCGTCGCGGACGGCGTGTCCACCGATGACACCGTGCTCATCGTGCGCCGGCTCCAGTCCGAGTTCTCCAACTTGAAGCTCGTGTTCAACAGCGAGATGCTCGCGTCGTCCGGGCGGAACACCGGCATCCGGCACGCGACGAAGGACGTCGTGGTGATCGTGGACGGGCACTGCCACGTCCCCGACCGCGACTACCTGAAGAAGCTCTCCGAGGCGTTCGCCACGAGCCGGGCGGATTGCCTCGGGCGCCCCCAACCGCTGGACGTCGAGTCCCCGACGCGGTTCCAGCAGGCCGTGAGCGCGGCGCGGAGCAGCCGGCTCGGGCACAATCCCGATTCCGACATTTATTCCAACGAGGCGAAGTTCGTCCCCCCGCAGAGCACCGCGGTCGCGTACTCGCGCAAGGTGTTCCACACCATCGGGCTGTTCGACCAAGAGTTCGATGCGTGCGAGGACGTGGAGTTCAACGAGCGCGTCCACGCGGCCGGGCTGACGTGCTACTTCACCCCCGAAGTGAAGATCGTGTACGAACCGCGGGGCACCTTCGGGGCACTGTTTTACCAGCTCGGGCGCTACGGCAAGGGCCGGGCGAAGCTCGCCTGCAAGCACCCGAAGTCGCTGTCGGTTCCCGCACTCGTGCCGCCGCTGTGGGCGGTGTGGGCCGTCACCGCGGGGCCGCTGAGCGCGGTGGTGCCGTACCTCGGCTGGCTGTGGCTCGCGAGCATCGGACTTTACGCCGCAGTTTTGCTCGGCGCGGGCGCGGTGCTGGGCCGCGGCCTGCCCCTCGCCGCGGGCGCGCGCATCCCGATGGTGTTCGTCGCGATCCATTTCGGCTTCGCGTGGGGCTTCGGGAAGGAAGTGGCGAAACAGGCACGTTGGTGGGTAAAATGCCGCTTGAGTTCGATGCGCCCGGCTCAACCCGCCAGCGCGTTTGTTCTGGAGCGCGTGAAGAAATGA
- a CDS encoding sugar transferase has protein sequence MRTPAPHVPRLRRASAPPIVPPPSARERVKAAADFVLAALVLVPALPVIAACAVLVRLTSLGPALYTQSRVGRGGRVFTLYKIRTMYHDCEKLTGPQWSTPGDARATPVGRVMRELHLDELPQLFNVLRGEMSLVGPRPERPEIVKKLREVVVGYDRRHAVKPGITGFAQIHLPPDTCTRSVRNKVAYDLFYIRFRSARMELLILCATALKVIGLKHVYYRAPRVPTE, from the coding sequence TTGCGAACACCTGCCCCCCACGTCCCCCGGTTGCGGCGCGCGAGTGCCCCGCCGATCGTGCCCCCGCCCTCGGCCCGTGAGCGGGTGAAAGCGGCGGCCGACTTCGTGCTCGCGGCACTCGTGCTCGTACCCGCGCTGCCCGTGATCGCCGCGTGCGCGGTTCTGGTGCGGCTCACGTCGCTCGGACCGGCGCTCTACACGCAATCGCGCGTCGGCCGCGGCGGGCGCGTGTTCACGCTGTACAAGATTCGCACGATGTACCACGATTGCGAGAAGCTCACGGGACCGCAGTGGAGCACGCCGGGCGACGCGCGCGCCACCCCGGTGGGGCGCGTGATGCGCGAACTGCACCTGGACGAACTGCCCCAACTGTTCAACGTGCTGAGGGGCGAAATGAGTTTGGTCGGCCCGCGCCCGGAGCGCCCGGAGATCGTGAAGAAGCTGCGCGAGGTGGTCGTGGGGTACGACCGCCGGCACGCGGTGAAGCCGGGAATCACCGGGTTCGCGCAGATCCACCTGCCGCCGGATACGTGTACCCGGAGCGTGCGAAACAAGGTCGCCTACGACCTCTTTTACATCCGCTTTCGCTCCGCGCGCATGGAACTGCTCATCCTCTGCGCCACCGCGCTGAAGGTGATCGGCCTCAAGCACGTGTACTACCGCGCCCCGCGCGTCCCAACGGAATGA